CATCGCCGAGGTCGACGAGGTTTCCATCCAGGTCACAGAGTGTGCGTGGAAGCTTTCGCAGCGGGTCGCGGTCGTCGGCAGTGAAGACCTGCCGGACCTCGTGACCGCGTTCGCGCAGGACCGCGGCGACGAAGTAGCCTCGCAGGATCTCGTTGACGTTGCCGAGGTGTGGAACGCCGGAGGGCGAGATGCCGCCCTTGATGACGATTTCCGGCTCGTCCTCGTCCGGGTGCTGGTCGGCGACGCGCGCTTCGACCTGGTCCGCGACGGTGTCTGCCCAGAAGGCATAGCGCATCTCGTCGTCGTCCTGCTGGAGGATGTACGGACTACGGCCGTCGGCGAGGTCGTCCTCACTCATCTTCGTCCTGTGCCCAGTAGGTTGGTTCCTCGCCCGCACTCTCGGGAACCACGTCCGTCCCGTCGTGTTCGCCGTAGCGAACTGCCTTCGCGATCCGATCCGGGTCCGTCCCGTCGAGGACGATCGTGCGCATGCCCGAGCGCTCGATGATCTTCGCCGCGAGCAGGTCGACCGGTGCAGACGCACCGGCGTTCATCTCGAGTCCGGCGATGACGTCGACGAGTTCGTCCGCGCGAAGGTCGTCGTACTTCGTCGCGTCGTCGTCTTCCTTCGGGTCGGCGCTGTAGACGCCGGGGACGCTCGTCGCGTAGACGAGCAGGTCGGCGTCGATGTACTCCGCGAGCGCGGCACCGACGGCGTCGGTCGTCTGTGCCGGTGCAACGCCGCCCATAACGGAGACGTCGCCACGGCGAAGCGCCTCGCCGGCCTCGTCGTAGTCTTCGGCGGGCGCGGTGACGGCGTCCTCGCCGAGCGCGGCGATGAGCAGGCGCGCGTTCAGGCGCGTCACGTCGATGCCGAGCTGGTCCAGTTCGATCTCGTTTGCCCCCAGTCCGCGGGCGGCGCCGATGTACTCGCGTGCGACACCGCCGCCCCCGACGACGGTGCCGACACGACAGCCGTCCGCGACGAGGTCCTCGACGACGGCCGCGTGTTCGGCCACCCGATCGGTCCCGAGCTCCGGGACGAGCACGCTGCCGCCGATAGAAACGACCACTTTCATGCTAACCCGGTGTAACCGGGTTGCTATCTTAAGGGTTGCCAACTCCGCGGCGACTGTGGGGTTCCAGCACCGCGAACGCGTCGGTATTTCGATGGGTTCAGCCGACTCGTCAGATCCCCAACCAGGTTTCCATCAGGTTCCTATTAGGCCCACACTGGGCACCCGTCAAGTCCCTATTAGGCCCACACCAGGCCCGTATCAAGCCCACACCAGCCCCTCACCCAGTGTCGAGTTCGAGGACCAGATCCGCGCCATCCTGCTCGAACGTCGTTCCGTAGCGCGCCGACAGCGACCGCATCCGTTGCCGGGCCCACGTCGCTGCCTCCGCACTCGCCGTCGAGACAGTACACTCGCTGATCTCGGTCGGGACAAGCCGAAGTTCGACCGGCTCGCCCACATCGGTCACCGAAAGCACGAACAGGAAGCTCCGGTCGTTTTGTAGCTCCGGATCGACGGCGTAGTCGTCGACGAAATCGCCCGCATCGTAGACGATCGGCCGACCGTCGTGGAGCTCGATACCGTGGAAGACGTGGGCGCTATGGCCGTGGACGAGGTCGACGCCCTCCTCGACCAGCCAGCGGCCGAACTCACGGAACGACGCAGACGGTTCGGTAACCATGTTCGGCCCCCAGTGAAGGGACGCGACGAGGAGGTCAGGATTCGATCGGCGCGCGCGGTCCAGTGCCTCTCGGACGCGCCGTTTCGTCTCCTCGTCCCCGACATCGATTTCGATCCACGCCGTGCCGGGCGTCTCCTCGTCGGCCGCATACTCCGGCGTATTGTCGGTGAACGAGACGACGGCAATCTCGCAGTCGCCGATAGATCGCACGGCCGGCTCGAGTGCCTCGTCGATCGTCTCACCAGCACCCGCGTGTGCGATGCCCGCCTCGTCCAGCGTGGCAAGCGTGTCCCGCAGCGCGATCGTCTCGTAGTCGAGGACGTGATTGTTCGCCAGCGCACAGACGTCGACGCCGACGGACTCGAGTGCGGGAATCGCCCAGTCGGGGTCCGCACGGAAGTGAAACGGTCGATAGGTTCGCTGCCACTGCCGGCCGCGCGTCGAGAGACAGCACTCGAGATTGATTACGAGTCCGTCGAGTTCGCGGAGCTGGTCGCTGACGGAGCCCCAGACAGCATCCGGGGCGCGACGACGTGTCCGCTGACGGGTGTCGACGAGCCGCCCGAGCATTACGTCGCCCGTAAAACCGATTCGAGTCGGCGATTGCTGGCCCATAGTCGACCGTCGACGCGAACGGACAAAGCGCCGGGGGACGCCTGAACTGGGCTGCGGCGACAGCTACAAAGTCAGACCGGACTATATGTCGACCATGCACGTACTCGGGATCCTCGATCACGGCGTCGACGAGACGACGCTCAACAGCGTCGTCGATCGAGCCGTCGACGAACTCTCACAGGCTGGCCGCGTCGGCGTCGTCCGCTACGACGCGACGATCGCTGACGGCACCCACGAGACGCTCACCATCGGCGGCGACGTCACGTATGGGCTCGGTGCTGACGGCGACTGGACCGCAACTGGCACCGGACTCTCCGTTCAAGACGCAGTCGACCAGCTCGCAATCAACTGCGACTACGGCGTCGTTGTCGGTGTTCCATCGCTCCAGCGGCGGTATCCGACGCTCGTCGTTGGTGGTGGCGATAGGAGCAGTGATGGCAGCAACAACGAATTACGCGACGCCAATCGCGGCCGCAACCGCGACCACGACCAAGGCCAAGGCCAAAGCCACGATCACGATCACGGCCACGACCACGAGCACATCAAAAACACGCTCGCAACAATAAACACCGCAACCGATCTCAACACGCTCGATCTCACCGCCGCACTCGAGTCCACCGAGCCACACCGGACACTCGAGTCCCTCGTCGCCGAGGTCAAACAGTCACCTCAAGCGCCTCGCGCCGGCGCAATCGCGACGTTTACGGGTCGTGTCCGGCAGAAGGACGCCGAAGACGACACGCCGACGGAGTACCTCGAGTTCGAGAAGTACGAGGGCGTAGCGGACGAGCGCATGGCTGCACTCGAGTCGGAACTCGAGGCGCGTGAGGGCGTGTTTGCAGTCGAACTCTACCACCGGACTGGCGTCGTCGAGGACGGTGAGGATATCGTCTTCGTCGTCGTCCTTGCAGGACATCGCGAGGAGGCGTTTCGGACCGTCGAAGATGGAATCAATCGTCTGAAGGACGAAGTGCCCCTGTTCAAGAAAGAAGTGACGCTCGAAGACGAGTTCTGGGTTCACGAACGCTCGTGAGAAGAGGGGACATTATTACACGTATATACCGTTCGAATCCACAGTGAATCGAGTTCAGTCAGGAGCAGAATACCGTCCCCATCTATCAGTACTGAAGGTGGTTTACGATGTCGGTAACGAAACGAGATAATACGTTAGCAGCCGTTTTAAAATTTCTAGAGCATTTTGAGAGAGTCTCGCGACCCATCGGTAAACCAAGGTGAAACGTTACAGCGGACTCGTCACACTGAACGCAACCGAAATTTCACTAACCATCCACCCTTTATAACATGTTACCGGAGATAGTGGTTGATGTCGATGAGCACGACAGCCCAACCCTCCACGGAAAGCAAAGAACACCGCCTGAAGCGATACCTTCGCGAGCGCGCCGAAGACGGCGAGCTCTACTTCAAAGGGAAGTTCATCGCCGACGACGTCGGCATGTCCCCGAAGGAAATCGGCGCGCTCATGGTCAAACTCTCGGAGTCGGCAAACGACCTCGAGATTGAGAAATGGTCCTACACGAGCGCGACCACGTGGCGCGTCGAACCTGCCTGAGTCGATCTCCCGTCGACACAGCGGCCACCTGTTCCCGGGTCGAACGGGTTTCGCTCGGAGTTCGGTCCCCACCTCCGGCGTGTCCCCGCTTTACACCCGTTCGCCGTGATCCACGGTACGAACCCGGAACTGAACAACCGCACCTGTTCGGACTGCAGACACCCCACAGGCACACCACCAATCCGTCGCGTGCCACCACGACAGACACACCCCAGACGCGAGCCAGATCGGTCCCTCGACCAGGTCCGGGCTCGCGTCACCATTCTCGCATGTGCGTACCAGACACGAGTACAGCGACAGCGGTCTCACCCTGGTGCGTGCCAGCGGTAACGCCAACGGCAACCCCAAAACGAGGCCGCCGCCGAAGATGGGACGCGGCTAACAGGAACTGACCAACTGCAGTCGATTTATACGAACCCGTGATGAATCACTGGTGATGGACGACCGCGCTTCGTCCGAGCCCGACTCTGGCCCCAATCCAACACGTCGAGCGACGGCTACGAACGGGCAGACCGTCGACGGCCCCCCAATCGAGCGCATCGAATCCGTGTTCGCAGTCTACGACGTCCACATCGACGGCGATCAGCTCGTCTACTACGGTGATCCCCTCGAGCCGCCCGAGGAGTTACTGGAAGAGCTGTGGCCTGTCTTCCGCTCGCACGGCTACGAACCGCGCTTTTCGACACGCTACGGCGAGTACGTCCTCGTCGCCGAGCCAACAAGTGTTGGAATCAACGGCATTCCATGGACGAACATCCTGCTACTGCTCGCAACCGTCGTCTCGACCCTGTTCGCCGGCTCGATGTGGTACCACATCGATCCCATCTCGAATCCGACAGAGATGTGGCGCGCCTGGCCGTTCACCGTCGCGATTCTGGGTGTCCTCGGCGTCCACGAGATGGGCCACTACGTGATGAGCCGCTACCATCAGGTCGACGCCTCACTGCCGTACTTCATCCCCGTTCCGACACTCATCGGAACCATGGGCGCGGTCATCAAGATGAAAGGCCGAATGCCCGATCGTAAGGCCCTGTTCGATATCGGCGTCGCCGGCCCGCTCGCCGGACTGATCGCCACCATCGGTGTCACCATCGTCGGCCTCCACCTCCCGCCGACGGTCGCCCCCGATAGCGTCGTCCAGGATACCAATGCGATCCAGATCCAGCTCGGCTACCCACCGCTACTCGAGTTACTCGCCGCTGCCTTCGATCAGCCGTTGTACCGTGACGATCCGGCACGAGCGGTGAACCCGGTGGTCATCGGCGGCTGGGTCGGGATGTTCGTCACGTTCCTGAACCTGATTCCGGTGGGCCAACTCGATGGCGGGCACATCCTGCGCGCGATGACAGGGCGGTTCCAGGAGACGATCGCGGCGCTGGTTCCGGGCGTTCTGTTCGGCCTTGCGGCGTACCTCTACTACGTCAGCGGGCACAGCGGGAACTCGGTGCTCATCTGGGCTGTCTGGGGGCTGTTTACGGCGGTACTCGCCTCCGTCGGGCCCGCCCATCCGGTGCGTGACGACTCGCTCGGGACTGGCCGATTCGTCCTCGGCCTCATTACGTTCGTCCTCGGCGTGCTCTGTTTCATGCCGGTGCCGATCGAGATTATCGAGTGAGACGACTACTGTTGACACTGTGTGCCAGTAGAAACGCAGTGTTCCATCATCGACTCCAGAACTAGTCGCAGCCGTGCGTAAAGCCTCGATCCGGCAGCGCCTCTCCGTCCATCGTAATTCCGTCCTCGCGTGGAACCGCTGAACCGAGCACCGAAATCGATACGGGCGTCACCTCGCGAACCCCCGCTAACGCCCCCTCGGGAATCGTCGCGACGAGTTCGAAGTCCTCCCCGAACGTGGTCGCCTGCTCCAGCGCTTCCTCGTCAGTGTCGGTGACCTCGCGCAGTGACTCCGCGATCGGAACACGGGACGCGTCGACTTCGAATCCGCACCCGCTCGCCTCTCCCAGCTGATGGAGCGAGCGCGCGAGCCCGTCACTCGAGTCCATCATCGCCGTGGCGTGGAGTGCCAGCGCGCGCCCAGCCTCGATTCGCGGCTCGAACTGGAACAACTCGTTCGCGCGCTCGTGCTTGTTCTGCCCGAAGTACTCGAGTGCGGCGGCGCTGCGGCCGAGGGTGCCGGTGACGCAGAGAAGATTGCCCGAGTTCGCGCCGCTTCGTGGGACCGGCTGGCCGTCAAAGCGACCGATCGCAGTCGTCGTCACTGTAAACTCGTCGTGCCCGTCGAGGTCGCCGCCGACGTAGTCGGCACCGACGAGGTCACAGACATCGCGCGCGCCGCGAACGAAAGCGAGGAGTTCCTCGCCGTCGAACTCGGGAGCAGCGTAGGCGGCGACCGCAGCAACCGCCT
The DNA window shown above is from Natrialba magadii ATCC 43099 and carries:
- the pyrH gene encoding UMP kinase; this encodes MKVVVSIGGSVLVPELGTDRVAEHAAVVEDLVADGCRVGTVVGGGGVAREYIGAARGLGANEIELDQLGIDVTRLNARLLIAALGEDAVTAPAEDYDEAGEALRRGDVSVMGGVAPAQTTDAVGAALAEYIDADLLVYATSVPGVYSADPKEDDDATKYDDLRADELVDVIAGLEMNAGASAPVDLLAAKIIERSGMRTIVLDGTDPDRIAKAVRYGEHDGTDVVPESAGEEPTYWAQDEDE
- a CDS encoding CapA family protein; its protein translation is MGQQSPTRIGFTGDVMLGRLVDTRQRTRRRAPDAVWGSVSDQLRELDGLVINLECCLSTRGRQWQRTYRPFHFRADPDWAIPALESVGVDVCALANNHVLDYETIALRDTLATLDEAGIAHAGAGETIDEALEPAVRSIGDCEIAVVSFTDNTPEYAADEETPGTAWIEIDVGDEETKRRVREALDRARRSNPDLLVASLHWGPNMVTEPSASFREFGRWLVEEGVDLVHGHSAHVFHGIELHDGRPIVYDAGDFVDDYAVDPELQNDRSFLFVLSVTDVGEPVELRLVPTEISECTVSTASAEAATWARQRMRSLSARYGTTFEQDGADLVLELDTG
- a CDS encoding molybdopterin synthase, producing the protein MHVLGILDHGVDETTLNSVVDRAVDELSQAGRVGVVRYDATIADGTHETLTIGGDVTYGLGADGDWTATGTGLSVQDAVDQLAINCDYGVVVGVPSLQRRYPTLVVGGGDRSSDGSNNELRDANRGRNRDHDQGQGQSHDHDHGHDHEHIKNTLATINTATDLNTLDLTAALESTEPHRTLESLVAEVKQSPQAPRAGAIATFTGRVRQKDAEDDTPTEYLEFEKYEGVADERMAALESELEAREGVFAVELYHRTGVVEDGEDIVFVVVLAGHREEAFRTVEDGINRLKDEVPLFKKEVTLEDEFWVHERS
- a CDS encoding DUF7123 family protein — protein: MSMSTTAQPSTESKEHRLKRYLRERAEDGELYFKGKFIADDVGMSPKEIGALMVKLSESANDLEIEKWSYTSATTWRVEPA
- a CDS encoding site-2 protease family protein, whose protein sequence is MDDRASSEPDSGPNPTRRATATNGQTVDGPPIERIESVFAVYDVHIDGDQLVYYGDPLEPPEELLEELWPVFRSHGYEPRFSTRYGEYVLVAEPTSVGINGIPWTNILLLLATVVSTLFAGSMWYHIDPISNPTEMWRAWPFTVAILGVLGVHEMGHYVMSRYHQVDASLPYFIPVPTLIGTMGAVIKMKGRMPDRKALFDIGVAGPLAGLIATIGVTIVGLHLPPTVAPDSVVQDTNAIQIQLGYPPLLELLAAAFDQPLYRDDPARAVNPVVIGGWVGMFVTFLNLIPVGQLDGGHILRAMTGRFQETIAALVPGVLFGLAAYLYYVSGHSGNSVLIWAVWGLFTAVLASVGPAHPVRDDSLGTGRFVLGLITFVLGVLCFMPVPIEIIE
- the thiL gene encoding thiamine-phosphate kinase; this translates as MDERAALALLADELEYAGDDAAVVDDLVVTTDMLHETTDFPAGTTRYTAGWRAVGASLSDVAAMGAEAVAAVAAYAAPEFDGEELLAFVRGARDVCDLVGADYVGGDLDGHDEFTVTTTAIGRFDGQPVPRSGANSGNLLCVTGTLGRSAAALEYFGQNKHERANELFQFEPRIEAGRALALHATAMMDSSDGLARSLHQLGEASGCGFEVDASRVPIAESLREVTDTDEEALEQATTFGEDFELVATIPEGALAGVREVTPVSISVLGSAVPREDGITMDGEALPDRGFTHGCD